The Fodinibius saliphilus genome has a segment encoding these proteins:
- a CDS encoding OsmC family protein, which yields MSEPKHQYKVDLSWEEERKGRLHSSELNETVEVATPPPFDGGIEGVWSPEHLFISSVSSCFMTTFLAIAEYSKFAFEDLNVSATGLLGKVDGKFKVKEITLRPTLVIQDENQSGKAKRLMEKAESACLISRSVNTEIVFEPEIQVVALK from the coding sequence ATGAGTGAACCAAAGCATCAATATAAGGTAGACCTTTCATGGGAAGAAGAACGAAAAGGCCGATTACATTCTTCTGAGTTAAATGAGACAGTAGAAGTGGCTACGCCCCCGCCCTTTGATGGAGGTATAGAAGGGGTCTGGTCACCAGAACATCTGTTTATCTCTTCGGTAAGCAGTTGTTTTATGACGACTTTCCTGGCAATAGCTGAATATTCGAAATTTGCATTTGAAGACCTCAATGTCTCAGCTACTGGTCTGCTTGGAAAAGTGGATGGCAAATTTAAAGTCAAGGAAATTACACTCCGTCCAACACTCGTAATTCAAGACGAAAATCAATCAGGAAAAGCAAAGCGGCTGATGGAAAAAGCGGAATCTGCCTGTTTAATTTCACGGTCTGTTAATACAGAAATAGTGTTTGAACCCGAAATTCAGGTTGTTGCTTTAAAATAA
- the trxA gene encoding thioredoxin — translation MSDTTRKSSSFTKMINGEVPVLVDFYADWCQPCKMMNPILKELKKKMGDQINIIKVDAEKNADAAIKYNVRGVPTLILFKEGQILWQKSGVVQANQLQNIINQKLEVS, via the coding sequence ATGTCTGATACAACAAGAAAGAGTTCTTCGTTTACAAAAATGATTAATGGGGAAGTACCAGTCCTCGTTGATTTTTATGCAGACTGGTGTCAGCCCTGTAAGATGATGAATCCTATATTAAAAGAGCTTAAAAAGAAGATGGGAGATCAAATTAACATCATTAAAGTTGATGCCGAAAAGAATGCGGATGCTGCCATTAAATATAATGTCCGTGGTGTTCCTACTCTTATTTTATTTAAAGAAGGGCAAATATTATGGCAAAAATCTGGAGTGGTACAGGCCAATCAACTACAGAATATAATTAATCAAAAATTAGAAGTATCATGA
- a CDS encoding CaiB/BaiF CoA transferase family protein: MESVFEELKIIELASVLAGPAVGNFFSELGANVIKVENKRSGGDITREWRQPGETHAGPSAYYASVNWDKEVRFLDLGKSKDKKQVKELVSEADIVISNFKKGDPEKFGFTYEDVKKLNSSIIYGHISGFGSESDRLAYDLILQAETGFMSMNGQPESPPTKMPLALIDVLAAHQLKEGILCAMLKQRDDANQSFKVEVSLYDSAVASLINQSTNWLMNGNVPQQIGSLHPNIAPYGEVFTTKENCLVTFAIGSNRQFRDLCRVLKAKSLLQEKEFQGNASRVNNREALAQKIQEKVAGLECELLLNRCRKQHVPAAKIKNMKQVFESDQAQSLLLKEDIEGRETIRPKTTVFNIIK, encoded by the coding sequence ATGGAATCTGTATTTGAAGAGTTGAAAATAATTGAGCTGGCAAGTGTTTTGGCCGGTCCGGCAGTAGGAAATTTCTTTTCTGAACTTGGAGCGAATGTAATCAAGGTCGAAAATAAGAGGTCAGGAGGAGATATAACTAGGGAGTGGCGTCAGCCTGGGGAAACGCATGCGGGCCCTTCTGCTTATTATGCATCCGTTAATTGGGATAAGGAGGTGCGGTTTCTTGATCTGGGAAAATCCAAAGATAAAAAACAGGTGAAAGAACTAGTCAGTGAGGCAGATATTGTGATTTCTAATTTTAAAAAGGGTGATCCTGAAAAATTTGGTTTCACATATGAAGATGTGAAGAAACTAAATTCATCAATTATTTATGGCCATATTTCAGGTTTTGGCAGTGAGAGCGACCGACTGGCATATGACCTTATACTACAGGCCGAAACAGGTTTTATGTCTATGAATGGTCAGCCCGAAAGTCCCCCTACAAAAATGCCGCTGGCGTTAATTGATGTGTTGGCCGCACACCAACTTAAAGAGGGCATTCTGTGTGCAATGCTTAAGCAAAGGGACGATGCTAACCAATCGTTTAAGGTTGAGGTAAGTCTTTATGATAGTGCAGTTGCATCATTAATAAACCAATCAACTAACTGGTTAATGAATGGCAATGTTCCCCAGCAAATTGGTTCTTTACATCCCAACATAGCGCCTTATGGGGAGGTGTTCACAACCAAGGAAAACTGCTTGGTAACTTTTGCAATTGGAAGTAATCGGCAATTTCGGGATCTGTGTAGGGTCTTGAAAGCGAAATCCTTATTACAGGAAAAGGAGTTTCAAGGGAATGCCAGTAGGGTGAATAACAGGGAAGCCTTAGCCCAGAAGATACAAGAAAAGGTTGCCGGTTTAGAATGTGAACTATTATTGAATCGGTGTAGAAAACAGCACGTACCGGCTGCCAAAATTAAAAATATGAAGCAGGTTTTTGAATCTGACCAAGCCCAATCACTATTGTTAAAAGAAGATATAGAGGGAAGAGAAACAATTCGTCCCAAGACTACGGTTTTTAATATTATAAAGTAG
- a CDS encoding RrF2 family transcriptional regulator, with translation MLLSSACVYGLRASVYLASVEDDSYISITTISEELDISRHFLTKVLQRLTDNDIMESMKGPKGGVRLTRSGDNIVLLEIVAAIDGMDILTECALGLPGCGTAKPCPIHDQWADTRDEIRQMLTETTLRNLVDRGKAGNLRLTEEGEFQWA, from the coding sequence ATGTTATTATCAAGTGCTTGTGTTTACGGATTGAGGGCGTCTGTGTATTTGGCCTCTGTTGAGGATGATTCCTACATATCTATTACTACAATTAGTGAGGAGCTGGATATTTCGCGTCACTTCTTAACAAAAGTATTGCAGCGGCTGACAGATAATGATATTATGGAATCTATGAAGGGGCCCAAGGGCGGTGTGCGTCTTACTCGTTCTGGTGATAATATCGTATTATTAGAGATTGTTGCAGCTATCGATGGCATGGATATTCTAACAGAATGTGCCTTGGGACTGCCTGGTTGCGGTACTGCCAAACCATGTCCTATCCATGATCAATGGGCAGATACCCGTGATGAGATTCGCCAAATGCTGACCGAAACTACCCTCCGTAATTTAGTAGACCGAGGTAAGGCCGGGAATTTACGACTTACCGAAGAAGGTGAATTCCAGTGGGCATAA
- a CDS encoding RrF2 family transcriptional regulator, which produces MKLLSQGTQYALSAVIVLSRQPEGTTISAADLAKPLNCPAPYLSQILSKLKPSGILESRRGLNGGVLLARSPSEITLMEIVEAIDGTDFFTRCFMGIEGCGDIDPCPFHSFWAKERANI; this is translated from the coding sequence ATGAAACTGTTGTCCCAAGGGACTCAGTACGCCCTGTCGGCCGTTATTGTGCTTTCCCGACAACCGGAAGGCACCACAATATCTGCTGCGGATTTGGCAAAACCATTGAACTGCCCGGCACCGTACCTCTCACAGATTTTATCAAAGCTTAAGCCCTCCGGCATTTTAGAATCGCGCCGAGGCCTTAACGGAGGTGTGCTTCTTGCGCGCTCACCCAGTGAAATTACATTAATGGAAATAGTAGAAGCAATAGATGGCACCGATTTTTTTACCCGCTGCTTTATGGGCATTGAAGGATGCGGGGATATCGATCCTTGCCCCTTCCATAGCTTTTGGGCCAAGGAACGTGCCAATATTTAA
- a CDS encoding heavy metal translocating P-type ATPase, with product MNTDDVLISTDCYHCGETCDETTVYLDEKPFCCSGCKMVYEILNDNELGTYYCLEDQPGISFKKYQSSKRFDYLEDASVIDRLVDFRNNGFISASFYIPNIHCTSCVWLLENLFKLNDGITKSSVNFLKRELSISFDEEKISLREVIELLASIGYEPELRLEKLDNNEAASPNRRLWLKLGVAGFAFGNIMLFSFPEYLSGSTLNTQGSFHIFFGILNILLALPVLLYSSNDYLKSAWAAVKQGGINLDVPISIGILALFSRSVYEIITGVGAGYMDSFTGLVFFLLIGRMIQKKTYERLSFDRDYKSYLPISVTFLDEEGNERSTSIDKLTEGMQMLIRNRELVPADAELLSDSCYVDYSFITGESDPVEVQQGETVYAGGKIIGPSVTLKAIKEVSNSYLTKLWNNAAFEDHQQNRKVSSLADRISPHFTLAVIGIAITAGILWLPTSTEMALTVSTAVLIIACPCALALSTPFTLGSALNILSRNGLYIKGIEVIEQLANTTSVVFDKTGTLTKADQAEVSFNGKITEHEQALIANACRQSMHPLSQKIASNIKAPQLDVTRINEQINKGITAAVEGQSLVIGSKLFLEEQLPQHIPTPNHDKAVSVVHIAIDGEWKGWFAIGNSYRGGIKDMLFTFKERFSTFLLSGDNDSQKKQFAPYFGKDSLRFDQTPQQKLEFIKDLQQHGHNIIMIGDGLNDAGALQQSDFGIALTDNVSSFTPACDAIMDGKSLRRLNTFINFSQRSITIIKLSFGLSLLYNIVGLSFAVAGQLSPLVAAILMPLSSISIMVFTTVSTHLAAKKMGLASWK from the coding sequence GTGAATACCGACGACGTCCTCATATCAACTGACTGCTATCATTGTGGAGAAACCTGCGATGAGACTACGGTATATCTGGATGAAAAACCATTCTGTTGTTCCGGCTGCAAGATGGTATACGAAATTCTCAATGATAATGAACTTGGCACCTATTACTGCCTGGAAGATCAACCCGGCATTTCCTTTAAAAAGTATCAAAGCAGCAAGCGTTTTGACTACCTCGAAGATGCCTCTGTCATAGATCGCCTTGTGGATTTTAGGAACAATGGATTTATCTCTGCCAGTTTCTATATCCCAAATATTCACTGTACCTCTTGTGTCTGGCTGCTTGAAAATCTTTTTAAGCTCAATGACGGCATTACCAAAAGCAGTGTTAATTTTCTCAAGCGCGAGCTTAGCATCTCTTTTGATGAAGAAAAGATCTCCTTGCGCGAAGTTATTGAACTCTTGGCCTCAATCGGTTACGAACCGGAACTACGCCTGGAAAAACTCGATAACAATGAAGCCGCCTCTCCCAACCGGCGCCTTTGGTTAAAGCTGGGAGTTGCCGGTTTTGCCTTCGGAAACATCATGCTGTTTAGCTTTCCGGAATACTTGTCGGGTTCTACCTTAAATACGCAAGGGTCATTTCATATTTTTTTCGGCATCCTTAACATATTACTTGCACTGCCGGTATTACTCTACAGTAGTAATGATTACCTAAAATCTGCATGGGCAGCTGTCAAACAAGGAGGTATCAACCTTGATGTGCCGATCTCCATCGGTATTCTTGCTCTTTTTAGTCGAAGCGTTTATGAAATTATCACCGGAGTAGGAGCCGGTTATATGGATTCATTTACCGGCTTGGTATTTTTCTTGTTGATTGGTCGGATGATCCAGAAAAAAACGTATGAACGTCTCTCTTTTGATCGCGACTATAAATCATACCTCCCTATTTCCGTTACGTTTTTAGACGAGGAGGGCAATGAGCGGTCAACTTCTATAGACAAACTTACAGAGGGCATGCAAATGCTTATTCGCAATCGCGAGTTAGTTCCTGCCGATGCTGAACTACTTTCTGATAGCTGTTATGTCGACTATAGCTTTATTACAGGGGAGTCAGATCCCGTAGAAGTACAACAAGGAGAAACAGTTTACGCGGGTGGAAAAATCATTGGCCCCTCCGTAACGTTAAAGGCGATCAAAGAAGTATCTAACAGCTATCTGACAAAATTATGGAATAATGCAGCTTTTGAAGACCATCAACAAAATAGAAAAGTTAGCTCTCTTGCCGATCGTATAAGTCCCCATTTTACATTAGCTGTCATTGGTATTGCTATCACGGCAGGTATTCTATGGTTACCTACAAGCACAGAAATGGCACTTACTGTTTCTACGGCTGTACTTATTATTGCATGTCCGTGCGCCCTGGCACTATCAACTCCTTTTACATTGGGATCTGCTCTTAACATCCTGTCTCGAAATGGGCTATATATAAAAGGAATTGAAGTTATTGAGCAGCTTGCCAACACCACCTCTGTTGTCTTTGATAAAACGGGCACACTTACAAAAGCTGATCAGGCAGAGGTTAGTTTTAATGGCAAGATTACCGAGCATGAACAAGCCCTTATTGCCAACGCTTGCCGACAGTCAATGCATCCGCTCAGTCAAAAAATTGCTTCAAACATTAAGGCTCCACAATTAGATGTAACAAGGATTAATGAACAAATAAATAAAGGTATCACAGCTGCTGTAGAAGGTCAGAGTCTCGTTATTGGTTCAAAGTTATTTTTGGAGGAACAATTACCCCAACATATCCCAACCCCGAATCATGACAAAGCAGTATCGGTTGTACATATTGCGATCGACGGGGAATGGAAGGGTTGGTTTGCGATTGGCAATAGCTATCGCGGGGGTATTAAAGATATGCTCTTTACTTTTAAGGAACGATTTTCCACCTTCTTACTATCCGGGGATAATGACTCTCAAAAAAAGCAGTTTGCTCCCTATTTTGGAAAAGATTCGCTACGGTTTGATCAAACGCCCCAACAAAAGCTGGAATTCATTAAAGATCTTCAACAACATGGGCATAACATCATTATGATAGGAGATGGTCTAAATGATGCCGGAGCTTTGCAACAAAGTGATTTTGGCATTGCCCTTACCGATAACGTAAGCTCTTTTACACCGGCATGTGATGCCATCATGGATGGGAAATCACTACGCCGCCTGAATACATTTATCAATTTTTCTCAACGCAGTATCACCATTATTAAACTTAGCTTCGGCCTATCGCTTCTTTACAATATTGTAGGATTGAGTTTTGCCGTTGCCGGACAACTTTCACCCTTAGTAGCTGCCATACTAATGCCGCTGAGTTCCATCAGCATTATGGTGTTCACTACTGTCAGTACACATTTAGCAGCTAAAAAAATGGGGTTAGCATCATGGAAGTAA
- the ccoS gene encoding cbb3-type cytochrome oxidase assembly protein CcoS, with protein sequence MEVIFMLVGFSLMVALLFLGLFFWAVRDGQYDDGHTPAMRILFDKNKDNSKKQSKTTNTKNNTD encoded by the coding sequence ATGGAAGTAATATTTATGCTTGTCGGTTTTAGCCTGATGGTGGCACTGCTCTTCCTAGGACTTTTTTTCTGGGCTGTCCGTGACGGGCAATATGATGACGGACATACCCCGGCAATGCGAATCTTATTCGATAAGAACAAAGACAATTCGAAGAAACAATCAAAAACAACAAACACTAAAAACAATACCGATTAA
- the ccoN gene encoding cytochrome-c oxidase, cbb3-type subunit I, translating into MAVDTFYYDNKIVKKFGIATVFWGIIGFLVGLTVALKLIYPSFLGFIPELSYGRLRPLHTNAVIFAFAGNAIFYGVYYSLPRLCKAPMWSNMLSKINFWGWQAIIVSAVISLPMGFNTSKEYAELEWPIDIAITVIWVIFGINMLMTIWKRREKHLYVAIWFYIATFVTVAVLHLVNSVEIPATLMKSYPVYAGVQDALVQWWYGHNAVAFFLTTPFLGIMYYFIPKAANRPVFSYRLSIVHFWSLIFLYIWAGPHHLLYTALPGWAQALGTVFSLMLIAPSWGGMLNGLLTLRGAWDKVREDPVLKFLVVGVTAYGMATFEGPMLSIGNVNAVAHYSDYIIGHVHLGALLWNGGLSFAMLYYITPRIYKTELYSIKLANVHFWFATLGAIFYVIPMYWGGITQSLMWKEFTSEGLLAYPNFLETVQQIIPMYALRAVGGTLFILGSCFAVYNLYKTAKNGSFVEQEQDEAQPITNPTGNGNEKWHRRLESRPVQFTALTLVVILIGGIVEYVPTALVDSNVPTISSVKPYTPLEVEGRDIYIAEGCNNCHSQMIRPFRSETERYGEYSKAGEFVYDHPHLWGSKRTGPDLHRIGGKYPDSWHLRHMYDPTSTSPGSIMPAYPWMLTQEMDTESIDERISALRAVGVPYAPGYEDEALADLKAQAKEITQNLHQSGFKEIDGIKIESDKQIIAMIAYLQRLGIDIKGNNNPFEGLPSSKALSTGDMVKQTKN; encoded by the coding sequence ATGGCTGTAGATACTTTTTACTACGACAATAAGATAGTCAAGAAATTCGGGATTGCGACTGTTTTTTGGGGCATTATTGGTTTCCTTGTGGGACTTACTGTAGCCTTAAAGCTGATCTATCCTTCTTTCCTTGGCTTTATACCTGAGCTTTCGTATGGACGTTTGCGCCCGTTGCATACCAATGCGGTAATTTTTGCTTTTGCAGGCAATGCCATCTTTTATGGTGTATACTATTCGCTACCGCGCCTATGTAAAGCGCCCATGTGGAGCAATATGCTCAGCAAAATTAACTTTTGGGGTTGGCAGGCAATTATCGTGTCTGCAGTAATATCACTACCAATGGGTTTCAATACCAGTAAGGAATATGCCGAATTGGAATGGCCTATTGATATTGCTATCACTGTTATATGGGTCATCTTTGGCATTAACATGCTAATGACTATCTGGAAACGCCGTGAGAAGCATCTCTATGTTGCAATCTGGTTCTATATTGCAACCTTTGTTACTGTAGCAGTGTTACACTTGGTAAACTCCGTCGAAATTCCAGCTACCTTAATGAAAAGTTATCCGGTATATGCTGGAGTACAAGATGCTCTTGTCCAATGGTGGTATGGGCATAATGCAGTTGCCTTCTTTCTTACCACACCCTTTTTGGGGATTATGTACTACTTCATTCCCAAAGCAGCCAACCGACCGGTATTTTCGTACAGACTTTCAATTGTACACTTCTGGTCCCTTATTTTCTTATATATCTGGGCCGGACCTCACCACTTGCTTTATACCGCACTTCCCGGCTGGGCTCAAGCCTTAGGTACTGTTTTTAGTCTGATGCTTATTGCACCTTCATGGGGGGGTATGCTTAACGGACTGTTAACACTTCGCGGGGCATGGGATAAAGTACGTGAAGATCCCGTCCTCAAGTTTTTAGTGGTTGGTGTTACTGCGTATGGTATGGCTACTTTCGAAGGCCCAATGCTCTCTATTGGTAATGTAAATGCTGTAGCACACTACAGTGATTATATTATAGGCCATGTTCACCTTGGAGCGCTGCTTTGGAACGGTGGTCTCTCTTTTGCCATGCTCTATTATATTACCCCGCGTATCTACAAAACAGAGCTATACTCAATCAAACTTGCTAACGTGCACTTCTGGTTTGCTACACTGGGAGCCATCTTCTACGTCATCCCAATGTACTGGGGTGGAATCACACAGAGTTTGATGTGGAAAGAATTTACTTCTGAAGGTCTTTTGGCGTATCCCAACTTCCTTGAAACAGTGCAACAGATTATTCCGATGTATGCTTTGCGCGCCGTCGGCGGAACACTGTTTATCCTTGGCTCCTGCTTTGCCGTTTACAACTTGTACAAAACAGCCAAAAACGGCTCCTTTGTTGAGCAAGAACAAGACGAGGCACAACCAATTACCAATCCAACCGGAAACGGTAACGAGAAATGGCACCGACGCCTTGAAAGTCGACCCGTACAGTTTACAGCCCTTACGTTAGTTGTAATCCTCATCGGAGGAATTGTAGAATACGTACCTACAGCTTTGGTTGACTCCAATGTGCCTACTATTTCAAGCGTTAAACCTTATACCCCGCTCGAAGTTGAGGGTCGTGATATTTATATAGCAGAAGGCTGTAATAACTGCCACTCACAGATGATTCGTCCCTTCCGCTCAGAAACCGAGCGTTATGGAGAGTATTCCAAAGCCGGTGAATTTGTGTACGACCATCCGCATTTATGGGGATCAAAACGAACCGGCCCGGACCTCCATCGTATCGGTGGCAAATATCCTGATTCATGGCACCTGCGACACATGTACGATCCTACATCAACATCACCGGGATCAATTATGCCGGCTTATCCATGGATGCTGACACAAGAAATGGATACCGAAAGCATTGACGAACGTATCTCAGCCCTGCGTGCTGTTGGCGTTCCTTATGCCCCAGGCTATGAAGATGAAGCCCTTGCTGACCTCAAGGCTCAGGCCAAAGAGATTACGCAAAATCTGCATCAAAGTGGATTTAAAGAAATCGACGGTATTAAAATTGAGTCAGACAAACAGATTATCGCCATGATTGCCTATCTCCAGCGACTGGGTATAGATATCAAAGGAAATAATAATCCTTTTGAAGGGCTGCCATCCAGTAAAGCACTGAGTACCGGCGACATGGTAAAACAAACTAAAAACTGA
- a CDS encoding cbb3-type cytochrome oxidase subunit 3, with the protein MYKEVLRSIEGVGIFPSISLILFLGFFVLLIIHLIRKGRSHYEDVAQLPLASDDEIENYKNR; encoded by the coding sequence ATGTATAAAGAGGTATTACGATCAATAGAGGGGGTCGGCATTTTCCCCAGTATTTCTCTCATACTGTTTCTGGGATTTTTTGTCCTCCTCATCATTCACTTAATCCGTAAGGGACGTTCCCATTACGAAGATGTTGCCCAATTACCTCTCGCATCAGACGATGAAATTGAAAATTATAAAAACAGATAA
- a CDS encoding cbb3-type cytochrome c oxidase N-terminal domain-containing protein: MEVYEGEKDKLLDHEYDGIRELDNHMPFWWLWLFFITIAISVFYLLFYQVLGWGQTQIEEYEQEIAEAEAKFGGSEEQEPAASFTWQISEEEADIQAGKQMFNGSQLCYTCHGKEGQGMVGPNLTDNQWIHGCSPKEIAQSIIEGFPQKGMLAYGSGSKISNEKVQQIVSYMATLQGTEPADAKAADPNRAEPCTEGPFASSD, translated from the coding sequence ATGGAAGTTTATGAAGGGGAAAAGGACAAATTACTGGATCATGAATACGATGGTATCCGTGAACTGGATAACCATATGCCATTTTGGTGGCTATGGCTGTTCTTCATCACAATAGCCATCAGCGTATTCTACCTGCTATTTTATCAAGTATTAGGATGGGGACAAACCCAAATTGAAGAATACGAACAAGAAATAGCAGAAGCCGAAGCTAAGTTTGGCGGTTCAGAAGAACAGGAACCTGCCGCTTCCTTTACCTGGCAAATCAGTGAAGAGGAAGCTGATATCCAGGCCGGGAAGCAGATGTTTAACGGCTCCCAACTTTGCTATACCTGTCACGGAAAAGAAGGGCAGGGCATGGTTGGACCCAACCTCACTGATAACCAGTGGATTCACGGCTGTAGTCCGAAAGAAATTGCCCAAAGTATTATAGAAGGGTTCCCCCAAAAAGGAATGCTTGCCTATGGCAGTGGATCAAAAATAAGCAATGAAAAAGTGCAACAGATCGTTAGCTATATGGCGACACTTCAGGGCACTGAACCGGCTGATGCCAAAGCTGCAGATCCAAACAGGGCCGAACCTTGTACCGAAGGGCCTTTTGCCTCCTCGGATTAG
- the ccoG gene encoding cytochrome c oxidase accessory protein CcoG, whose amino-acid sequence MSKEKDRRIDNDSFRDHLTTVDEEGKRNWIFPKKPSGRYYKWRNVVATLLLLFFFSGPFITVNGQPLLLLDILERKFVIFGTAFWPQDLHLLVFGALAVIVFIVLFTAVFGRLWCGWACPQTIFMEMVFRRIEYWIEGDRGSQIRLNNAPWNWTKIWKKTLKHGIFFGLAFLISNLFLAYIIGADELFKIITDPPSQHLAGLISITVFSGVFYGVFAFLREQVCHFICPYGRMQSVLLDNNSINVMYDYQRGEPRTKVKNRDDLGRKATLDDLNLSGADYGDCIDCHQCVRVCPMGIDIRNGTQLECVHCTACIDACDDVMDKIDKPRGLIRYSSENAIKKGKEKILTPRVAGYSAILIVLIVTFFTFLSMRPDTETTILRQPGTLYQELPNNRYSNIYEVKSINKTFKTIEQEIKLVQPEGELTPLGNFSTVPPQGSTKGRFLIKLKSNNLNGSRTNVVFAVYSNGKKIETIESGFIGPGSKKERQNNE is encoded by the coding sequence ATGTCTAAAGAAAAAGATCGACGAATAGACAACGATTCCTTTCGAGATCACCTTACCACTGTCGATGAAGAAGGGAAGCGTAATTGGATATTTCCCAAAAAACCCAGTGGCAGATATTATAAATGGCGTAATGTAGTAGCCACGCTACTATTACTGTTTTTCTTCTCCGGCCCGTTTATCACTGTTAACGGACAACCGTTACTTTTACTGGATATTCTGGAGCGAAAATTTGTTATTTTTGGGACGGCCTTTTGGCCACAAGACCTTCACCTGCTTGTTTTTGGTGCCCTTGCAGTTATTGTTTTTATCGTACTGTTTACGGCGGTGTTCGGCCGGCTTTGGTGCGGATGGGCCTGCCCCCAAACGATCTTTATGGAAATGGTCTTCCGAAGGATTGAATACTGGATTGAAGGAGATCGTGGCAGCCAAATCCGACTTAACAATGCACCATGGAACTGGACAAAAATATGGAAAAAGACACTTAAGCACGGCATCTTTTTCGGATTGGCATTTCTTATCTCAAACCTCTTTCTGGCTTATATTATCGGAGCCGATGAACTTTTTAAAATTATTACAGACCCACCCTCGCAACATTTAGCGGGACTTATATCGATCACCGTTTTTAGTGGAGTTTTCTACGGCGTTTTTGCTTTTCTGCGCGAACAGGTTTGTCACTTTATCTGCCCCTACGGTCGTATGCAGTCGGTACTGCTAGATAATAACTCTATCAACGTGATGTACGATTACCAGCGCGGAGAACCCCGAACAAAAGTTAAAAACAGGGATGATCTCGGCCGGAAAGCCACACTCGATGACCTGAATTTAAGCGGTGCCGACTATGGAGATTGCATCGACTGCCACCAGTGTGTACGCGTTTGCCCTATGGGTATCGATATTCGGAATGGCACCCAGCTTGAATGTGTACACTGCACCGCCTGTATCGATGCCTGTGATGATGTAATGGATAAGATCGATAAACCTCGTGGCCTTATCCGCTATTCTTCGGAAAATGCTATCAAAAAAGGCAAAGAGAAAATTTTAACACCGCGTGTTGCGGGCTATAGTGCTATACTGATTGTACTTATTGTCACCTTCTTTACTTTCTTGAGTATGCGGCCCGATACCGAAACAACCATCTTGCGTCAGCCTGGCACACTCTACCAAGAGCTGCCCAACAACCGGTATAGCAATATCTATGAGGTTAAGTCGATCAATAAAACATTTAAGACGATTGAACAAGAAATTAAACTGGTACAACCGGAAGGGGAGTTAACGCCTTTGGGCAACTTTAGCACCGTACCACCGCAGGGATCAACAAAAGGTCGGTTCTTAATTAAACTCAAAAGTAATAATCTGAACGGTTCCCGTACCAACGTAGTATTTGCGGTTTATTCTAATGGCAAAAAAATAGAAACCATTGAGTCCGGATTTATTGGTCCCGGTTCAAAGAAAGAAAGACAAAATAATGAGTAA
- a CDS encoding FixH family protein translates to MSNKEQKSTTFNWGKGLTVVIVLFVFAVLGVVGFLVTLDYEMVTENHYEEAVNYQKHIDQVEQAQNLETPVTIVLSKNKNIVITFPSSFQNHSFNGTIELYRPSDSSLDKTYNIELDEKGRQTLSAEKLPVGKWRVKVSWNTGDKDFFTEKTIFI, encoded by the coding sequence ATGAGTAACAAAGAGCAAAAATCGACTACCTTTAACTGGGGCAAAGGCCTTACAGTTGTTATTGTTTTATTTGTTTTTGCTGTACTTGGCGTTGTTGGCTTTTTGGTAACCTTGGATTACGAAATGGTAACAGAAAATCACTACGAAGAAGCCGTTAACTACCAAAAACATATTGACCAGGTAGAACAGGCTCAAAACCTTGAAACCCCTGTTACTATTGTGCTTTCTAAAAATAAGAATATTGTGATCACTTTTCCTTCATCATTCCAGAATCATTCATTTAATGGTACAATAGAGCTCTATCGCCCCAGTGATTCTTCACTGGATAAAACTTATAATATTGAACTTGATGAGAAAGGGAGACAAACGTTATCTGCAGAAAAACTTCCTGTAGGAAAATGGCGCGTAAAAGTAAGCTGGAATACAGGTGACAAAGACTTTTTTACAGAAAAAACTATTTTTATTTAG